The Miscanthus floridulus cultivar M001 chromosome 17, ASM1932011v1, whole genome shotgun sequence genome has a window encoding:
- the LOC136515400 gene encoding uncharacterized protein, whose amino-acid sequence MTSQGPGGGYGDQAGGRGAPFNPGFNGFAPGFGGRGRGRDFHPRGRDRGHGGNGWGYGGYGYGYNQGPPRRPYAGRGGYGGGRRPWAGHGHRQNTGPVPNYGGGDYHLQQHVGGGHHLQQQQAGGQQQQAGGQQQPAGGGHLQQQAGGGLPQQAGGGQFQLQQAGSQQPQQAAGGHP is encoded by the coding sequence ATGACGTCGCAGGGTCCGGGCGGTGGTTATGGTGACCAAGCTGGAGGTAGAGGCGCACCTTTCAACCCAGGGTTCAACGGCTTTGCCCCAGGGTTCGGTGGTCGTGGCCGCGGGCGCGACTTCCACCCTAGGGGCCGTGACCGTGGACATGGTGGCAATGGATGGGGATATGGTGGCTATGGGTACGGCTACAATCAAGGGCCGCCACGTCGGCCATATGCTGGAAGAGGAGGTTATGGCGGTGGCCGTCGTCCATGGGCTGGACATGGGCATCGCCAGAACACGGGCCCAGTGCCCAACTATGGCGGTGGCGATTACCACTTGCAGCAGCATGTCGGTGGTGGCCaccacctccagcagcagcaggccggaggccagcagcagcaggccggaGGCCAACAGCAGCCAGCTGGTGGCGGCCATCTCCAGCAGCAGGCTGGTGGCGGCTTACCTCAGCAAGCCGGTGGCGGCCAGTTTCAGCTGCAGCAGGCCGGCTCCCAACAGCCGCAGCAGGCCGCTGGCGGCCACCCTTAG